One genomic window of Pelecanus crispus isolate bPelCri1 chromosome 18, bPelCri1.pri, whole genome shotgun sequence includes the following:
- the LOC142595342 gene encoding feather keratin Cos1-1/Cos1-3/Cos2-1-like has product MKGRYKRQRKCLLSHPLLLPPSAWEPDMSCYSPCLPCQPCGPTPLANSCNEPCVRQCQNSTVVIEPPAVVVTLPGPILSSFPQNTVVGSSTSAAVGSILSSEGVPISSGGFDLSCITSRYCGRRCLPC; this is encoded by the exons ATGAAGGGCAGGTATAAAAGGCAGCGCAAGTGCCTgctctctcatccacttctcttgcctccttctgcttgggaaccag acatgtcctgctacagcCCGTGCCTGCCATGCCAGCCCTGTGGCCCGACCCcactggccaacagctgcaatgagccctgtgtcaggcagtgccagaactccactGTTGTCATTGAACCCCCtgctgtggtggtgaccctgcctggccccatcctcagctccttcccacagaacaccgttgtgggctcctccacctctgctgctgttggcagcatcctcagctctgagggagtgcccatctcctctgggggctttgacctctcctgcattaccagccgctactgtggcagaaggtgcctcCCCTGTTAA